One Thermococcus sp. M36 genomic window, GTTGACGTAGACCTCGGTAACCTCCTCGTTCAGCCTCTCGTTGAGCTTCCTTATCAGCTCCTCGTTGTTCCTGGCCTTTATCTCCACCCTCATATCCTCACCCCTGGAGGAGGGCCAAGAACTGCTTCGCCCTGTCGCTCTTCGGCATGAACTTCTCGAACTTCTTCGTGTCGGCAAAGAGCGTCTTGTGCAGGCCCGAGATGACGAACTTCTTTATTGCCTCGGTCAGTTCGTCCTCAGAGATTCCAAGGAGTTCGGCCACTTTCCTTTCGCTGTAACCGCTCATGCCGTAGAGGAGGACCCCCCCGAGCAGGTGGTTCGGGATGTTGGCTATGTCCTTCCTCCTGCCGACCAGAGCCTTCTCCATCTCGCATTTCCTAATGAGGAGCATACTGCCGTGGCCCGTCCTGAAGCCCGGCTCATCGCTGAAGGGGAGGTCAAATATCGAGTAGTGGCAGTCGATGCAGAGCCTTATATCTGGGTAGAGGCCGAGGCTTTCCCTGTCGTTCTCCGACGTGAGGAAGTAGTAGCGGAAGAGGTCGAGGCCGAGCTTTTTGGCCCCGTCCTCGGGGTCGAGGATTGAGTAAGCCAGCGCGAGGTTGTCGACGGTGTAGTGGTTGTTTATGAGGACCCCCCTGGTCTTGACGAAGCTGAGAACCCTCCAGCGAAAGCGCTTTCCATAGCGCTGCCTCAGCTCGCCCTCTATGTCGGCATCGGCAGGCAGATCAATGCGCGCCTTCTTGAGCCTGTTGTTCTCCCAGTACTCGACCTCTATGCGCAGACCGCGCGTCCTGACGGTTCCCTTCTCGCGGAGCTTGCCCTTTATGAACTTGAAGGCTTCCCTCACCGCTATGCTCTCCCTGGCCAGAAGCCTCAGGACATCGCCGGAGTAAGCCAGATGCG contains:
- a CDS encoding DUF530 family protein, yielding MTTTEELVAQVNKILDDIGIDMDGLFETFDVPSISYRLRENLSLLQELEEDLSRRVGEVTPSAGFSDRKNRDPHIQWIYKKKRNRVLALERLRAAITAHKMALALISANYTFFLGKRLITIKELTRENVENVRAVQNPVQLGRVEALPHLAYSGDVLRLLARESIAVREAFKFIKGKLREKGTVRTRGLRIEVEYWENNRLKKARIDLPADADIEGELRQRYGKRFRWRVLSFVKTRGVLINNHYTVDNLALAYSILDPEDGAKKLGLDLFRYYFLTSENDRESLGLYPDIRLCIDCHYSIFDLPFSDEPGFRTGHGSMLLIRKCEMEKALVGRRKDIANIPNHLLGGVLLYGMSGYSERKVAELLGISEDELTEAIKKFVISGLHKTLFADTKKFEKFMPKSDRAKQFLALLQG